The following proteins are encoded in a genomic region of Dethiobacter alkaliphilus AHT 1:
- a CDS encoding sensor histidine kinase, which translates to MVNSIRTKLTATYVILMLAVMVLTSFFLHSLLEQYYIDHQYETVSRAAMPISELAGSYLRTTPDVVTISNLAEGFAQQINARVLITDHRQRVLGDSLRVGGMVGSTLEREEIEAALEGEEGRSVQFSQQSQQWVMQVAVPIYSEENIVGTVFISTSLAFIYQVLGDISRLLQIATVLSLLFAALIGIYLAQRLTRPIEALTGATEQMARGDLSQRVPVRSKDEIGRLAKQFNNMAERLQEMTRQLREFVANASHEMRTPLTSLNILVKSMREYPLEEEEREEFLEDIDQELERMIRLVESLLDLTRLDRLAAEDTVAMADLVPTVVNTLEMLKKKALEKEISLDYTVPEETAPVFAVLHQIKQVVFNLVDNAIKYTPAGGQVHVSLKQDPNWLVLTVADTGIGIPAEHREKVFERFYRVDKARSREAGGTGLGLSIVYEIVQRHGGQIFVEDNDDGIGSRFVVKLPLIPEAEAAQSVNKN; encoded by the coding sequence ATGGTTAACAGCATCCGTACCAAACTGACCGCCACATATGTTATTTTAATGTTGGCGGTCATGGTACTGACTTCTTTTTTTCTCCACAGCCTTCTTGAACAATACTATATAGACCATCAGTACGAAACTGTGTCCCGGGCCGCCATGCCCATTTCGGAGTTGGCGGGCAGTTATTTGCGGACAACGCCGGATGTGGTTACCATCTCTAATCTGGCCGAAGGGTTTGCCCAGCAAATTAATGCCCGTGTACTGATAACCGATCACCGCCAGCGGGTACTGGGGGATTCTTTGCGTGTGGGGGGAATGGTGGGCTCCACCCTGGAGCGTGAGGAGATAGAGGCGGCCCTGGAGGGGGAAGAGGGGCGCAGCGTCCAGTTTTCCCAGCAGTCCCAGCAATGGGTGATGCAGGTTGCCGTTCCTATCTACAGTGAAGAAAATATTGTGGGAACCGTTTTTATCTCCACATCTTTGGCCTTTATCTATCAGGTACTGGGCGATATCAGCCGACTGCTACAGATTGCCACGGTCCTTTCGCTATTATTTGCGGCGCTAATCGGAATTTATCTGGCTCAGCGCCTGACCCGTCCCATTGAAGCTTTGACCGGCGCCACCGAACAGATGGCCCGCGGAGACCTGTCACAGCGGGTGCCGGTCCGTTCCAAGGATGAAATTGGCCGCCTGGCTAAACAGTTTAACAACATGGCGGAAAGGCTGCAGGAAATGACCCGTCAGCTGCGGGAGTTTGTGGCCAATGCGTCCCACGAAATGCGGACACCGCTCACATCCCTTAACATTCTGGTTAAGTCCATGCGCGAATATCCGCTGGAGGAAGAGGAGCGGGAGGAATTTCTGGAAGATATAGACCAGGAGTTGGAGCGGATGATTCGCTTGGTGGAAAGCCTGCTGGATCTTACCCGGCTGGACCGGTTGGCGGCAGAAGACACGGTGGCCATGGCCGATCTGGTGCCCACAGTGGTCAATACTCTGGAAATGCTGAAAAAGAAAGCCCTGGAAAAAGAGATTTCCCTTGATTATACGGTTCCGGAGGAAACGGCACCGGTTTTTGCCGTTTTGCATCAGATCAAGCAAGTGGTCTTTAATCTTGTAGATAATGCCATTAAGTATACTCCTGCCGGCGGACAGGTGCATGTTTCCCTGAAACAGGACCCCAATTGGCTGGTATTGACTGTGGCTGATACCGGAATAGGCATTCCGGCTGAGCACCGGGAAAAAGTTTTTGAGCGCTTTTACCGTGTGGACAAGGCCCGTTCCCGTGAGGCAGGCGGTACCGGACTGGGCT
- the ilvN gene encoding acetolactate synthase small subunit, with protein MKYVLAVLVENKPGVLVRVAGLFARRGFNIESLAVGKTLDPGISRMTIEVDADEKTLEQVIKQLNKLINVIRISNLTEEPSVNRELVLIKVKADAANRAEIQQIVETFRAKIVDVSLDSLIIEITGNEEKLEAIALLLSHYGILEIVRTGKIALLRGSKTTKNGEVK; from the coding sequence ATGAAGTACGTTCTTGCCGTTCTTGTGGAGAATAAACCCGGTGTGTTGGTGCGGGTGGCAGGCCTTTTTGCCCGCCGTGGCTTTAACATTGAAAGCCTGGCGGTGGGTAAAACCCTGGATCCCGGCATTTCCCGCATGACCATAGAAGTGGACGCCGACGAGAAAACGCTGGAGCAGGTAATAAAGCAGCTTAATAAGCTGATAAATGTAATTAGGATCAGCAATCTGACGGAAGAGCCCTCGGTAAACCGGGAACTGGTGCTAATCAAAGTGAAGGCTGATGCGGCAAACCGGGCGGAAATCCAGCAGATTGTGGAAACATTCCGTGCCAAAATTGTGGATGTCTCCCTGGATTCCCTGATTATTGAAATCACGGGCAACGAAGAAAAACTGGAGGCCATCGCGCTTCTGCTTTCGCACTACGGAATTCTGGAAATTGTCCGAACAGGAAAAATAGCACTGCTGCGCGGCAGCAAAACAACCAAAAATGGGGAGGTAAAGTAA
- a CDS encoding PspC domain-containing protein — MTTKKLYRSRHNRMLSGVCGGIGEYFDLDPTLIRLGWVVFSVFSAGFGGLLAYIICALIIPEQPA, encoded by the coding sequence ATGACAACCAAAAAGCTCTATCGTTCACGGCACAACAGAATGCTCTCCGGGGTTTGCGGCGGCATTGGTGAATATTTCGATCTGGATCCCACATTAATCCGCCTGGGATGGGTTGTTTTTTCCGTATTTTCAGCAGGCTTTGGCGGGCTGTTGGCCTACATCATCTGCGCACTGATTATTCCGGAACAACCGGCATAA
- the ilvC gene encoding ketol-acid reductoisomerase, whose amino-acid sequence MAKMYYDQDANLELLKGRTVAVMGFGSQGHAQAQNLKDSGVDVVVGLREGSARRAEAESAGLKVMTVADAAREASVIQILLPDETQRAVYENEIAPYLNEGDALVFSHGFNIHFQQIEPPANVDVFMVAPKSPGHLVRRTYTEGAGVPGLLAVYQDFTGNARDLGMAYAKGIGCTRAGVIETTFKEETETDLFGEQAVLCGGVSELIKAGFDTLVDAGYQPEIAYFECLHELKLIIDLIYQGGLSYMRYSVSDTAQYGDLTRGKRIVTDETRQEMKKILEEVQTGKFALDWILENQANRPFFKATNNLEQEHQIEKVGKELRRMMTWIDAKEDF is encoded by the coding sequence ATGGCAAAAATGTATTATGATCAGGATGCAAACCTGGAATTGTTGAAGGGCCGCACCGTGGCGGTGATGGGATTTGGCAGCCAGGGACATGCTCAGGCCCAAAACTTAAAAGATTCCGGTGTAGATGTGGTGGTGGGTTTGCGTGAAGGCAGCGCCCGCCGGGCCGAGGCGGAAAGCGCCGGGCTGAAGGTGATGACGGTGGCAGATGCTGCCCGTGAGGCCAGCGTGATTCAGATTCTGCTGCCCGATGAAACACAACGGGCAGTTTACGAAAATGAAATTGCGCCTTACCTCAATGAAGGGGATGCCCTGGTTTTCTCCCACGGCTTTAACATCCACTTCCAGCAGATTGAGCCGCCGGCAAATGTGGACGTGTTTATGGTGGCCCCGAAAAGCCCGGGTCATCTGGTGCGCCGTACATACACCGAAGGTGCAGGAGTACCCGGACTTTTGGCTGTGTATCAGGACTTCACCGGCAATGCACGGGATCTTGGCATGGCTTATGCCAAAGGCATTGGCTGCACCCGCGCCGGTGTAATTGAAACAACTTTCAAAGAGGAAACGGAAACCGATCTCTTCGGTGAGCAGGCCGTATTGTGCGGTGGAGTTTCCGAGTTAATTAAGGCCGGCTTTGACACCCTGGTGGACGCAGGTTACCAGCCGGAAATTGCTTACTTTGAGTGTCTCCATGAGCTGAAACTGATCATCGACCTGATTTATCAGGGCGGACTGTCCTATATGCGCTATTCCGTTTCTGACACCGCACAGTACGGTGATTTAACCCGGGGCAAGCGGATTGTCACCGATGAAACACGCCAGGAAATGAAGAAAATCCTGGAAGAAGTGCAAACCGGTAAGTTTGCTCTGGACTGGATTTTAGAAAACCAGGCCAACCGCCCGTTCTTTAAAGCCACCAATAATCTGGAGCAGGAGCACCAGATTGAAAAAGTGGGTAAAGAATTGCGCCGCATGATGACCTGGATTGATGCCAAAGAAGACTTTTAA
- the pdxT gene encoding pyridoxal 5'-phosphate synthase glutaminase subunit PdxT: MKIGVLCLQGAVREHVAALEKCGVEVACVKKKEHFADLDGLIIPGGESTTIGKLIDRYDLASSIQGLIEQGKPVYGTCAGMILLARKVEGSDQFLLGQMDICVERNAFGRQRESFEADLPIACLGDEPFRTVFIRAPLITQYGKDVEILATCDDRVVAARQGNILVSSFHPELTDDHRMHLYFVKMAK; the protein is encoded by the coding sequence ATGAAGATTGGCGTTCTCTGCCTGCAGGGTGCGGTGCGCGAGCATGTGGCTGCTCTGGAAAAGTGCGGTGTGGAAGTGGCGTGCGTTAAAAAGAAAGAGCACTTTGCCGATCTGGACGGTTTGATTATTCCCGGCGGTGAAAGTACCACCATCGGCAAGCTAATTGACCGCTATGATTTGGCTTCTTCCATTCAAGGCCTCATTGAACAGGGTAAGCCGGTGTACGGCACATGTGCGGGAATGATTCTTTTAGCAAGGAAAGTTGAGGGTTCAGACCAGTTTTTGCTGGGCCAGATGGATATTTGTGTGGAACGTAATGCCTTTGGTCGGCAGCGGGAAAGCTTTGAGGCAGACTTGCCTATAGCCTGTCTGGGAGATGAGCCGTTTCGTACCGTATTTATCCGGGCGCCCCTGATCACCCAATACGGCAAAGATGTGGAAATTCTGGCCACCTGTGATGATCGGGTGGTGGCGGCGCGACAGGGTAATATTCTGGTGAGTTCCTTTCATCCCGAACTTACAGACGACCACCGTATGCACCTCTATTTTGTTAAGATGGCTAAATAA
- the pdxS gene encoding pyridoxal 5'-phosphate synthase lyase subunit PdxS: protein MAEQGTFRVKKGLAEMQKGGVIMDVTTPEQAKIAEEAGAVAVMALERVPADIRAAGGVARMADPDIIARIMDVATIPVMAKARIGHFVEAQILEALGVDYIDESEVLTPADDEFHINKHDFTVPFVCGARNLGEALRRIGEGAAMIRTKGEPGTGNVVEAVRHMRMMMIEIRKLINTPDDELMTFAKNIAAPYELVRQIKELGRLPVVNFAAGGIATPADAALMMQLGCDGIFVGSGIFKSTDPQGRAKAIVDAALHYDDPKLLADVSRGLGEAMPGLEISGIRPEERMQERGW, encoded by the coding sequence ATGGCAGAACAAGGAACTTTTCGAGTTAAAAAAGGCCTGGCAGAGATGCAAAAGGGCGGTGTTATCATGGATGTCACCACTCCTGAACAGGCTAAGATTGCAGAAGAAGCCGGTGCTGTGGCCGTTATGGCCCTGGAACGCGTACCTGCAGATATTCGTGCCGCAGGGGGCGTGGCCCGCATGGCTGATCCGGATATAATTGCCCGCATTATGGACGTGGCCACTATTCCCGTGATGGCCAAGGCGCGTATCGGGCATTTTGTGGAAGCGCAGATTTTAGAAGCACTGGGTGTAGACTATATTGACGAAAGCGAAGTGCTTACGCCGGCAGATGATGAATTTCATATCAACAAGCATGATTTCACCGTGCCTTTTGTCTGTGGAGCCCGCAATCTGGGCGAAGCTTTGCGCCGTATCGGTGAAGGCGCAGCCATGATCCGCACCAAAGGCGAGCCGGGTACCGGCAATGTGGTGGAAGCCGTACGGCATATGCGGATGATGATGATTGAAATCCGCAAGCTAATTAATACTCCCGATGATGAGCTGATGACCTTTGCCAAAAATATTGCCGCACCTTATGAGCTGGTGCGCCAGATTAAAGAACTGGGCCGGCTGCCGGTGGTGAATTTTGCTGCAGGCGGCATTGCTACTCCGGCGGATGCGGCGTTAATGATGCAGCTGGGCTGTGATGGTATTTTTGTGGGCTCCGGCATCTTTAAATCCACAGACCCCCAGGGCCGGGCCAAAGCCATTGTAGATGCGGCACTGCATTATGATGACCCCAAGCTGTTGGCCGACGTTTCCCGTGGGTTGGGCGAGGCCATGCCCGGCCTGGAGATTTCCGGCATTCGCCCGGAAGAGCGGATGCAGGAACGGGGCTGGTAG
- the fusA gene encoding elongation factor G, which translates to MKTYTTEKIRNVALVSHGGAGKTSLAEAMIYTTGAINRLGKADSGTTTTDFDPEEVKRQVTINTALAPVEWSGVKINLLDTPGYFDFIGDVSGALRAADAAVVVVSATSGVEVGTEKVWTYADENRLPRLVFVNRMDKENANFDKVMDNLQEFFGHKVAPVQIPIGAEASFKGVVDMVSMKALTFEGDGKKVNEGDIPADLADTVENYREKLIEAVAESDDDLLMKYLEGEPLSDEEVVSGLRKGILTGSIVPVLCGAATENIGTQPLLDMIVSAFPSPADVAEVIATKAGSEEEVAVKIDPNGPVSALVFKTFADPFVGKISYFRVYSGTLKGDSQLHNSSKDKGERLGQVFTMLGKNQINLDQVPAGDIAAVAKLQSTATGDTLCEKSVAVEFAPIAFPEPVTTFAVEPKKQGEEDKVAAGLARFLEEDPTFRMERNTEVKQTLISGMGELHLEIITSRLASKFGVEVDLLAPKIPYKETIRGTAKVEGKHKKQSGGRGQFGHVWIEFSPLESGQYFEFEDKIFGGAVPKQYIPAVEKGLREAMESGILAGYPVVDIKATLYDGSYHNVDSSEMAFKIAANLAFKKGAEQAQPVLLEPVMYVEVTVPDQFMGDIMGDMNSRRGRILGMEPIDGLQVVKANVPMSEMLKYAIDLRSMTQGRGSFTMKFDRYEEVPAHTAEQVIAEAKAEKAEVS; encoded by the coding sequence GTGAAAACCTACACAACGGAAAAAATTCGCAACGTGGCCTTAGTTTCACATGGCGGGGCAGGTAAGACTTCTTTGGCGGAAGCCATGATTTATACCACCGGCGCCATCAATCGTTTGGGAAAAGCTGATTCTGGCACGACAACCACGGATTTTGACCCTGAAGAAGTAAAACGCCAGGTAACAATCAACACAGCTCTGGCACCGGTGGAATGGTCCGGTGTCAAAATTAACCTATTGGATACCCCGGGATATTTTGATTTTATTGGTGATGTATCCGGTGCATTGCGTGCGGCCGACGCTGCGGTGGTGGTGGTATCTGCCACTTCCGGTGTGGAGGTTGGTACGGAAAAAGTATGGACCTATGCCGATGAAAACCGTCTGCCGCGGTTGGTATTTGTAAACCGTATGGACAAAGAGAATGCAAACTTTGATAAGGTTATGGATAACCTGCAGGAGTTTTTCGGCCACAAAGTGGCCCCGGTGCAGATTCCCATCGGCGCTGAAGCATCCTTTAAAGGTGTGGTGGACATGGTTTCCATGAAAGCGCTGACCTTTGAGGGAGACGGAAAGAAAGTTAATGAAGGGGATATCCCCGCCGATCTTGCCGACACCGTGGAAAATTACCGGGAAAAGTTAATTGAAGCGGTGGCTGAAAGTGACGACGACCTGCTGATGAAATATCTGGAAGGGGAGCCGCTCAGCGATGAGGAAGTAGTTTCCGGATTGCGCAAAGGTATTCTCACCGGCAGTATTGTCCCGGTTCTTTGCGGCGCCGCCACAGAAAATATCGGTACTCAGCCGTTGTTGGACATGATTGTTTCCGCCTTCCCGTCTCCGGCAGATGTGGCGGAAGTAATAGCTACGAAAGCAGGCAGCGAAGAAGAAGTCGCTGTAAAAATAGATCCCAATGGGCCGGTTTCTGCGTTGGTATTTAAAACCTTTGCCGATCCCTTTGTGGGTAAGATTTCTTATTTCCGAGTCTATTCCGGAACATTAAAAGGCGACAGCCAATTGCATAACTCCAGCAAGGATAAGGGAGAACGGTTAGGGCAGGTCTTTACCATGTTGGGTAAAAACCAGATTAACCTGGATCAGGTTCCCGCCGGCGATATTGCCGCCGTTGCCAAACTGCAGTCTACAGCCACCGGAGATACACTGTGCGAAAAGAGTGTCGCTGTGGAGTTTGCTCCCATTGCATTCCCGGAACCGGTAACCACATTTGCGGTGGAGCCCAAAAAGCAGGGTGAGGAAGACAAGGTGGCCGCCGGTTTGGCCCGTTTCCTGGAGGAAGACCCCACATTCCGCATGGAACGCAACACCGAGGTAAAGCAAACATTGATTTCCGGTATGGGTGAGCTTCATCTGGAGATCATCACCAGCCGACTGGCCAGTAAGTTTGGCGTGGAAGTAGATTTATTGGCGCCTAAAATCCCCTATAAAGAAACTATTCGCGGTACCGCCAAGGTGGAAGGAAAGCACAAGAAACAGTCGGGTGGACGTGGACAGTTCGGTCATGTCTGGATTGAATTCTCACCGCTGGAGTCCGGTCAATATTTTGAGTTTGAGGATAAAATCTTCGGGGGTGCGGTACCCAAACAATATATTCCCGCTGTGGAAAAAGGTTTGCGCGAAGCCATGGAGTCGGGCATTCTGGCCGGCTATCCCGTGGTGGATATTAAGGCTACACTTTACGACGGTTCTTATCATAACGTGGATTCTTCGGAAATGGCCTTTAAGATTGCCGCCAACCTGGCCTTTAAAAAAGGGGCGGAACAGGCCCAGCCTGTCTTGCTTGAGCCGGTAATGTATGTGGAGGTAACGGTGCCGGATCAGTTTATGGGCGATATCATGGGTGATATGAACAGCCGCCGCGGACGCATCCTTGGTATGGAGCCCATTGACGGGCTACAGGTGGTAAAAGCCAATGTGCCCATGTCGGAAATGCTTAAATACGCCATTGACCTGCGGTCCATGACCCAGGGGCGCGGCTCCTTTACCATGAAATTTGACCGCTATGAAGAAGTGCCGGCTCATACCGCCGAACAGGTGATAGCCGAAGCCAAAGCGGAAAAAGCAGAAGTCAGCTAA
- a CDS encoding RCKP-type rubredoxin-like domain-containing protein — MAVWQCPKCGLEREGRCKPKKCTTCDEQVAFEKKEAKSEENKKK; from the coding sequence ATGGCAGTATGGCAGTGCCCCAAATGCGGCCTGGAACGGGAAGGCCGCTGTAAACCCAAAAAGTGCACCACCTGTGATGAACAGGTAGCGTTTGAAAAAAAGGAAGCAAAAAGCGAAGAGAATAAGAAAAAGTAA
- a CDS encoding uracil-DNA glycosylase produces the protein MRERILFDLLVPGSEKKRLQKPAKVFAPLPVVEQPQTIAALSKDVLDCAQCGLRSQATQVVFGEGNPDADLLFVGEAPGAEEDAQGRPFVGEAGKLLNKILAAAEISREEVYITNVVKCRPPKNRTPNPDEAAACSEHLQKQIALLKPRIVVCLGSLATQALIDPQARVSAVRGRWFTKDGLQMMATFHPAALLRDPSRKRPVWEDIQKIRDAYRLHS, from the coding sequence ATGCGCGAAAGAATACTTTTTGATCTATTGGTACCAGGCTCGGAGAAAAAAAGGCTGCAAAAGCCCGCCAAAGTTTTTGCTCCTCTGCCTGTTGTGGAACAACCCCAAACTATAGCCGCTCTGTCCAAAGATGTATTAGACTGCGCTCAATGTGGGCTGCGTAGCCAGGCCACTCAGGTAGTATTTGGAGAGGGTAACCCCGATGCCGACTTACTCTTTGTGGGAGAGGCACCGGGTGCAGAGGAAGATGCACAGGGGCGCCCCTTTGTGGGTGAGGCGGGGAAGCTTTTAAATAAGATTCTGGCCGCCGCTGAGATTTCCCGTGAGGAAGTATATATTACCAATGTGGTTAAGTGCCGCCCCCCTAAAAACCGGACGCCAAACCCGGATGAAGCGGCAGCCTGCAGCGAACATCTGCAAAAACAAATCGCTCTGCTAAAACCACGCATAGTAGTATGCCTGGGTTCTTTGGCCACCCAGGCGTTAATCGACCCCCAAGCCCGTGTCAGTGCGGTGCGGGGCCGGTGGTTTACAAAAGACGGCCTGCAAATGATGGCCACGTTCCATCCCGCCGCCCTGCTACGTGATCCGTCACGCAAGCGACCGGTTTGGGAAGATATTCAAAAAATCAGAGATGCATACCGTCTACATTCGTAA
- a CDS encoding D-alanine--D-alanine ligase family protein, protein MSKTTIAVLHGGRSGEHEVSLRSAASIMDGLRDVGQYEVLPVFISREGIWTLEGVRVAILPEPGIGGLYVLEGEKAGEVIPVDVVFPVLHGTYGEDGTVQGLLELARIPYVGAGVPGSAIGMDKILMKAGLLAAGLPVGPYLWFTVADWEENKKQLLKQIEEELAFPCFVKPANLGSSVGISKAYDSAQLEKAINEALQYDRRVLVEKMLTGCEIECSVLGNDRPEASVPGEIIPCNDFYDYSAKYLDDNSGLEIPAKLAPETIKKVREMAVQTFIALDCAGLGRVDFFVDEKTGEMWIIEINTLPGFTSISMYPKLWEASGISFNELLQKLVKLALERFSQKERLKTTFDPS, encoded by the coding sequence ATGAGTAAAACAACCATTGCCGTCCTGCATGGCGGCCGTTCCGGGGAACATGAAGTTTCACTGCGTTCCGCCGCGTCCATTATGGACGGGTTGCGGGATGTTGGCCAGTACGAAGTTTTACCGGTATTTATTTCCCGGGAAGGAATCTGGACGCTGGAAGGGGTCCGGGTGGCAATACTGCCGGAACCGGGCATTGGAGGCTTATATGTTCTGGAGGGAGAAAAGGCAGGAGAGGTAATTCCGGTGGATGTGGTATTCCCGGTCTTGCACGGTACATACGGCGAAGACGGCACGGTGCAGGGCCTGTTGGAATTGGCACGGATACCCTATGTGGGGGCCGGAGTTCCCGGCTCCGCCATCGGTATGGATAAGATATTAATGAAGGCCGGGCTTTTGGCAGCCGGCTTACCGGTGGGGCCATATCTCTGGTTTACCGTGGCCGACTGGGAGGAGAATAAAAAACAGCTTTTAAAACAGATTGAAGAAGAGTTGGCTTTTCCCTGTTTTGTAAAGCCGGCTAATCTGGGCTCCAGTGTGGGAATATCCAAAGCTTATGACAGTGCACAACTGGAGAAAGCCATAAACGAAGCGCTGCAGTATGACCGGCGGGTGTTGGTGGAAAAGATGCTTACCGGCTGTGAGATTGAGTGCAGTGTACTGGGCAATGACCGCCCGGAGGCCTCGGTTCCCGGTGAAATCATCCCCTGTAACGACTTTTATGATTACAGTGCCAAATATCTGGACGATAACTCCGGTTTGGAGATCCCGGCAAAACTGGCCCCGGAGACCATAAAAAAGGTTCGGGAGATGGCGGTACAAACATTTATTGCGCTGGACTGTGCCGGACTGGGCCGGGTGGACTTTTTTGTGGATGAAAAAACCGGAGAGATGTGGATTATAGAAATAAACACCCTGCCCGGCTTCACATCCATCAGTATGTATCCAAAACTGTGGGAAGCATCGGGGATTTCTTTCAATGAATTATTGCAGAAGCTGGTAAAACTGGCCTTGGAGCGCTTCTCCCAGAAGGAAAGATTAAAGACCACATTTGATCCGTCCTGA